From a region of the Acidiferrobacteraceae bacterium genome:
- a CDS encoding ABC transporter ATP-binding protein, which translates to MNGCSTSVPLLQLLGVRKTLPGGRCLLDIDTLEIRSGTCLLLTGPNGAGKTTLLKIIAGLAPPDGAGVVYRNRHLPWAAARRHYCRDVIYLHQQAYLFDRSVTDNVRYGLRRFGQVRTNDDERVQQALEWGGLAHLAKRNARELSGGERQRVALARALILKPRVLLMDEPFSGLDENARSRLGFLIQRIKSDGVGMVVTSHELLPLAGIADHHLELHNGRLVPPTAALQPVTTGSGARERTFPGFLTFSHARLGDESR; encoded by the coding sequence ATGAACGGCTGCTCCACCTCCGTACCCCTGCTGCAACTGCTGGGTGTGCGAAAAACCCTACCCGGTGGCCGATGCCTGCTCGATATTGACACACTCGAAATCCGGTCCGGCACGTGCCTGCTTCTGACTGGACCCAACGGAGCAGGAAAGACCACCCTGCTCAAGATCATCGCCGGTCTGGCGCCACCCGATGGAGCCGGCGTGGTCTACCGGAACCGACACCTGCCGTGGGCCGCGGCACGTCGCCACTATTGCCGCGACGTGATCTACCTGCACCAGCAGGCCTATCTGTTCGATCGATCGGTCACGGACAATGTCCGCTATGGGCTGCGCCGGTTCGGGCAGGTGCGCACCAATGATGACGAGCGCGTGCAACAAGCACTCGAATGGGGTGGCCTCGCCCACCTCGCAAAACGCAACGCACGCGAACTCTCCGGGGGTGAGAGGCAACGAGTCGCCCTGGCGCGCGCCCTGATCCTGAAGCCACGGGTGTTGTTAATGGATGAACCGTTCAGCGGTCTGGACGAGAATGCGCGCAGTCGACTCGGTTTTCTCATTCAACGTATCAAATCTGACGGCGTCGGCATGGTGGTAACCAGCCACGAACTCCTGCCGCTGGCAGGGATCGCCGATCACCATCTCGAACTGCACAACGGTCGCCTGGTGCCGCCGACAGCGGCGCTGCAACCCGTGACCACCGGCTCAGGCGCTCGCGAACGCACGTTCCCCGGTTTCCTGACCTTCTCGCACGCGAGGCTTGGCGATGAAAGTCGCTGA
- a CDS encoding ABC transporter permease, with the protein MEDFGQASLRALHLLVTGDRALWNIVGVSFSVSVRAILVAAPLALVLAFLLAYTRFPARLPITTVLQSLQSVPTVVVGLLVYMLLTRRGVLGDLHLLFTQSAMVIGQIVIAFLFMVPMAHGVLAGADRRAWETARTLGAPPWRAMWTVMGELRFGLLAVTIAAFARIVTEVGTSIMVGGNIENFTRNIPTAIALQTSKGEFAQGIALGLVLLLLALVLNVFLGILQGRGEMR; encoded by the coding sequence GTGGAGGACTTCGGACAAGCCAGCCTTCGCGCCCTGCACCTCCTGGTCACGGGTGACAGGGCGCTATGGAACATTGTCGGGGTTTCGTTCAGCGTTTCGGTGCGCGCGATCCTCGTCGCGGCACCGCTCGCTTTGGTGCTGGCCTTCCTGCTCGCCTACACCCGATTTCCCGCACGACTGCCGATCACCACGGTGCTGCAAAGCCTGCAGTCCGTCCCCACGGTCGTTGTGGGGCTGCTTGTCTACATGCTCTTGACCCGACGCGGTGTACTGGGAGATCTGCATCTGTTGTTCACCCAGAGCGCGATGGTCATCGGCCAGATCGTCATTGCGTTCCTGTTCATGGTTCCCATGGCGCATGGCGTGCTCGCCGGGGCGGACCGCCGTGCGTGGGAGACAGCGCGCACCCTGGGCGCGCCCCCCTGGCGCGCAATGTGGACGGTAATGGGCGAGTTGCGCTTCGGCTTGCTTGCCGTGACGATCGCCGCTTTCGCCCGCATCGTTACCGAGGTCGGCACGTCGATCATGGTCGGCGGGAATATCGAAAATTTCACACGCAACATCCCGACCGCCATCGCACTGCAAACGAGCAAGGGTGAATTTGCCCAGGGCATTGCCCTCGGTCTGGTGCTGTTGCTGTTGGCGCTTGTCCTGAACGTGTTCCTAGGCATCCTGCAGGGTCGGGGGGAAATGCGATGA